Proteins encoded in a region of the Mycteria americana isolate JAX WOST 10 ecotype Jacksonville Zoo and Gardens chromosome 9, USCA_MyAme_1.0, whole genome shotgun sequence genome:
- the STK36 gene encoding serine/threonine-protein kinase 36 isoform X3 → MGVCPRTRFARAMSIHTMVLTSIKGTPLYMSPELVEERPYDHTADLWSVGCILYELFVGTPPFYTSSIFQLVSLIVKDPVKWPKAISPVFKSFLQGLLMKDPCQRLSWPELLSHPFIAGRVTVIDDTEEHGISNPFTTKLSPELQALKEQQAHSLAPRSSQSRILRKARQKMAEEAQKKGQLKAGDASMKDSGKGYPGHRPREAPGKAALVEGEPPAASKEKNPSVLQGKSSMAEWELEEPPPNPQEHSITQDYEREFPGAGAPPQPGAGRAEPRGRRSIETVDLESEELESDEEWQHLIEATEPLAMQLSTPLSLLRDLAFQHRVQARLADSAQQVLEGMLEGASRLRPVLRVMGNLLATQCDSELLDHFCRELNVPLSLLCLAKQILESGSTKQQPWCITVLTDLLMVTTVYFSSECSLEESGQKDSLQAFRESAGCFLALLPELLAEPADSEMRLCQQSLLCFTLLCESLDAMCPSISAPFYASLREEHQPLLNRLLQGSISEQPALRGAVTEAKSAHDQSLRVADLFTAALAAACSIPLERNSCRKAKQQVAQEVAEKLMEGESQQLGRLLGRLEHPSCSLNVLKILYAGCHASPSLCQRLGESQQLWGSLMQLSKGKVPMAEVAQGAACEASLYLLALLTLQLQASPPRLEEVVTLAKDLITQSPVVSLVGAAAFLLTQLSQHGVALDLEGEEILLVATNALTAPAEVWDGDRRAVEPCCHPTVELQLPPPRGAGLYDGIFFLLLKLLAQEDVAVEQSFAASELWSMVWHCVAAVLRVGSDRAVLEGDAPGAGHPAAEPDWNLLSPQGTLLFLSLALFVFTRKSHWCLPQLTQSHGVLMVTLKRLLSPGFLACLAQTQAGEDGDPELVPAVVIQACQLLCFPFALDVDGDTLALVTEAVRDAQIPAQLLQVCSHHLPFSYTELPMSLLCHLVVSDEHIIDQMVRAAAASEHIISFLRSALFTDSLTLTTDLLSLLTHVARACPEHLPFLQRILRGSDVADQPLTRLLGHRQHPIRAKTCNLLGNLLRHSHGFPQALQSQPGLLESLLGCLADREDSVRKAASFAVGNAAYHESSPAGTLGRAVPRLTRLLSDTQARTRCNAASALGNLGRRSAELGDLLIESRAPHVLLEVACRDPRESVREGALVALRALSQHPGTQQVLLSLRATEKLAALASGDLQPAAGGRPRPASARHCAKLLRLLAPLRSTCGSGAGDAPGPTAPGKSAAPHPR, encoded by the exons ATGGGAGTTTGCCCGAGGACCAG GTTTGCCCGTGCCATGAGCATCCACACCATGGTGCTGACCTCCATCAAGGGCACCCCGCTGTACATGTCCCCTGAGCTGGTGGAGGAGCGGCCGTATGACCACACAGCGGACCTGTGGTCTGTGGGCTGCATCCTGTACGAGCTGTTCGTGGGCACTCCTCCCTTCTACACCAGCAGCATCTTCCAGCTCGTCAGCCTCATCGTCAAGGACCCTGTCAAATGGCCCAAGGCCATAAGCCCAGTCTTCAAG AGCTTCCTGCAGGGACTACTAATGAAGGACCCCTGCCAGCGCCTGTCGTGGCCAGAGCTGCTCTCTCACCCCTTCATTGCTGGACGGGTTACTG TGATTGATGACACAGAAGAGCACGGGATCTCAAACCCGTTCACCACCAAGCTGTCCCCAGAGCTGCAGGCCCTGAAGGAGCAGCAAGCCCATTCCCTGGCCCCCAGGAGCAGCCAGTCCAGGATCCTGAGAAAGGCCCGTCAGAAGATGGCTGAGGAGGCACAGAAAAAG GGGCAACTGAAGGCAGGTGATGCATCTATGAAGGACTCTGGCAAAGGATACCCAGGGCATAGACCCAGAGAAGCTCCTGGGAAGGCAGCCCTCGTGGAGGGGGAGCCACCGGCTGCCTCCAAAGAGAAGAACCCCAGTGTCCTGCAAGGAAAGAGCAGCATGGCAGAGTGGGAGTTGGAGGAGCCTCCACCCAACCCACA GGAGCACAGCATCACTCAAGACTACGAGCGTGAGTTTCCTGGAGCAGGGGCCCCTCCGCAGCCtggtgctggcagggcagagccccggggcaggCGCAGCATTGAGACCGTGGACCTGGAGAGTGAG GAGCTGGAGAGCGATGAAGAGTGGCAGCACCTGATTGAGGCCACAGAGCCCTTGGCCATGCAGCTGAGCACGCCGCTGAGCCTCCTGAGGGACCTGGCCTTCCAGCACCGTGTCCAGGCCCGCCTGGCAGACTCCGCTCAGCAG GTGCTGGAAGGGATGCTGGAGGGAGCCTCCCGTCTCCGTCCTGTGCTCCGTGTCATGGGCAACCTCCTGGCTACCCAGTGCGACTCTGAGCTACTGGACCACTTCTGCCGAGAGCTGAATGTGCCTCTGTCCCTGCTTTGTCTAGCCAAGCAGATCCTGGAGAGTGGTAGCACCAAGCAG cagccctggtgTATCACGGTGCTGACAGACCTTCTCATGGTGACCACAGTTTATTTCAGCAGTGAATGCAGCCTGGAGGAGAGTGGGCAAAAGGACAG cctgcaggcCTTTCGGGAGAGTGCCGGTTGCTTCCTAGCCCTGCTACCAGAGCTGCTGGCTGAGCCAGCCGACAGCGAGATGAGACTCTGCCAGCAAAGCCTACTG TGCTTCACCCTGCTCTGTGAGAGCCTGGATGCGATGTGCCCTTCCATCTCTGCCCCATTCTATGCCAGCCTGCGAGAGGAGCATCAGCCCCTGCTAAACAGACTCCTCCAGGGATCCATTTCGGAGCAGCCTGCTCTGCGAG GTGCAGTGACAGAGGCCAAGTCAGCCCATGACCAGAGCCTACGTGTGGCAGACCTCTTCACGGCTGCattggctgctgcctgcagcatccccctgGAGAGGAACAGCTGTCGGAAAGCCAAGCAGCAG GTCGCTCAGGAGGTAGCTGAAAAGCTTATGGAGGGAGAGAGCCAGCAGCTtgggaggctgctggggagacTGGAGCACCCAAGCTGCTCCTTGAACGTGCTCAAG ATCCTCTATGCTGGCTGCCATGCCAGCCCAAGCCTGTGCCAGCGCCTGGGAGAGAGCCAGCAACTGTGGGGTTCCCTCATGCAGCTCTCAAAGGGCAAG GTCCCCATGGCGGAGGTGGCCCAGGGGGCAGCCTGTGAGGCCTCACTGTATCTGCTGGCCCTGCTCACCCTGCAGCTCCAGGCCTCCCCTCCCAG GCTTGAGGAGGTGGTTACCCTGGCCAAAGATCTCATCACCCAGTCTCCTGTCGTCTCCCTTGTG GGTGCTGCAGCATTCCTCCTGACACAGCTCAGTCAGCACGGGGTGGCCTTGGACCTTGAGGGAGAAGAGATCCTACTGGTGGCGACAAATGCACTGACAGCACCTGCTGAGGTATGGGATGGGGACAGAAGAGCAGTGGAGCCATGCTGTCACCCTACTGTAGAG CTGCAGCTCCCCCCGCCAAGGGGTGCTGGTCTCTATGATGGgatctttttcctcctgctgaaGCTCCTTGCCCAG GAGGATGTGGCTGTGGAGCAGAGCTTTGCTGCCTCAGAGCTGTGGAGCATGGTGTGGCATTGTGTTGCTGCGGTGCTTCGCGTGGGCAGCGACAGGGCAGTGCTGGAGGGAGACGCCCCAGGGGCAGGTCACCCTGCGGCAGAGCCGGACTGGAACCTCCTCTCCCCTCAAG GCACTCTGCTCTTCCTCAGCCTGGCCCTCTTTGTCTTCACTCGCAAGTCCCACTGGTGCCTGCCTCAGCTCACCCAGTCCCACGGTGTCCTCATGGTGACACTGAAGAGGCTGCTGTCCCCTGGCTTCCTGGCATGCCTGGCACAGAC GCAagcaggagaggatggggacCCTGAGCTTGTCCCAGCTGTGGTGATCCAAGCCTGCCAGCTCCTCTGTTTCCCTTTTGCCCTGGATGTGGACGGAGACACCTTAGCATTGGTCACGGAGGCTGTGAGAGATGCCCAgatccctgcccagctgctgcag GTCTGCTCTCACCATCTGCCCTTCTCGTACACCGAGCTCCCCATGAGCCTCTTGTGCCACCTCGTTGTTTCTGATGAGCATATCATCGACCAAATGGTGAGGGCAGCCGCCGCCTCAGAGCACATCATTTCCTTCTTGAGGTCAGCCTTGTTTACAGACAGCCTCACGCTCACAACTGACCTCCTGTCTCTCTTGACCCACGTGGCCCGGGCCTGTCCGGAGCACCTGCCCTTTCTCCAGAGGATCCTGAGGGGCTCGGATGTGGCTGACCAGCCACTGACCCGCCTGCTCGGCCACCGGCAACACCCGATACGGGCCAAAACCTGCAACCTGCTGGGCAACCTGCTCCGACACAGCCACGGCTTTCCCCAGGcgctgcagagccagcctggcttGCTGGAGAGCCTGCTGGGGTGCCTGGCGGACCGGGAGGACAGCGTGCGCAAGGCAGCCAGCTTCGCGGTGGGCAATGCTGCCTACCACGAGTCCTCCCCAGCCGGGACCTTGGGCAGGGCCGTGCCCAGGCTGACGCGGCTGTTGAGCGACACGCAGGCCAGGACGCGCTGCAACGCGGCCTCggccctgggcaacctgggccgGCGCTCGGCAGAGCTGGGGGACCTGCTGATCGAGAGCAGGGCCCCCCACGTCCTGCTGGAGGTGGcctgccgggacccccgggagAGCGTGCGGGAGGGAGCCCTCGTCGCGCTGCGGGCCCTCAGCCAGCACCCCGGGACACAGCAG GTCCTGCTGTCCCTCAGAGCCACTGAGAAGCTGGCTGCACTGGCCAGTGGCGACTTGCAGCCCGCTGCTGGTGGCAGGCCCCGGCCGGCTTCTGCCCGGCACTGCGCGAAGCTCCTCCGCCTCCTCGCACCTCTGCGCAGCACCTGCGGGAGCGGTGCTGGGGACGCCCCCGGCCCCACAGCTCCCGGCAAGTCTGCCGCCCCGCACCCGCGCTGA
- the STK36 gene encoding serine/threonine-protein kinase 36 isoform X1 — protein sequence MEKYHVLEMIGEGSFGRVYKGRRKHSAQVVALKFIPKVGRSEKELKNLQREIEIMRGLHHPNIIQMLDSFETDKEVVVVTDYAEGELFQILEDDGSLPEDQVQTIAAQLVSALYYLHSHRILHRDMKPQNILLGKDGVVKLCDFGFARAMSIHTMVLTSIKGTPLYMSPELVEERPYDHTADLWSVGCILYELFVGTPPFYTSSIFQLVSLIVKDPVKWPKAISPVFKSFLQGLLMKDPCQRLSWPELLSHPFIAGRVTVIDDTEEHGISNPFTTKLSPELQALKEQQAHSLAPRSSQSRILRKARQKMAEEAQKKGQLKAGDASMKDSGKGYPGHRPREAPGKAALVEGEPPAASKEKNPSVLQGKSSMAEWELEEPPPNPQEHSITQDYEREFPGAGAPPQPGAGRAEPRGRRSIETVDLESEELESDEEWQHLIEATEPLAMQLSTPLSLLRDLAFQHRVQARLADSAQQVLEGMLEGASRLRPVLRVMGNLLATQCDSELLDHFCRELNVPLSLLCLAKQILESGSTKQQPWCITVLTDLLMVTTVYFSSECSLEESGQKDSLQAFRESAGCFLALLPELLAEPADSEMRLCQQSLLCFTLLCESLDAMCPSISAPFYASLREEHQPLLNRLLQGSISEQPALRGAVTEAKSAHDQSLRVADLFTAALAAACSIPLERNSCRKAKQQVAQEVAEKLMEGESQQLGRLLGRLEHPSCSLNVLKILYAGCHASPSLCQRLGESQQLWGSLMQLSKGKVPMAEVAQGAACEASLYLLALLTLQLQASPPRLEEVVTLAKDLITQSPVVSLVGAAAFLLTQLSQHGVALDLEGEEILLVATNALTAPAEVWDGDRRAVEPCCHPTVELQLPPPRGAGLYDGIFFLLLKLLAQEDVAVEQSFAASELWSMVWHCVAAVLRVGSDRAVLEGDAPGAGHPAAEPDWNLLSPQGTLLFLSLALFVFTRKSHWCLPQLTQSHGVLMVTLKRLLSPGFLACLAQTQAGEDGDPELVPAVVIQACQLLCFPFALDVDGDTLALVTEAVRDAQIPAQLLQVCSHHLPFSYTELPMSLLCHLVVSDEHIIDQMVRAAAASEHIISFLRSALFTDSLTLTTDLLSLLTHVARACPEHLPFLQRILRGSDVADQPLTRLLGHRQHPIRAKTCNLLGNLLRHSHGFPQALQSQPGLLESLLGCLADREDSVRKAASFAVGNAAYHESSPAGTLGRAVPRLTRLLSDTQARTRCNAASALGNLGRRSAELGDLLIESRAPHVLLEVACRDPRESVREGALVALRALSQHPGTQQVLLSLRATEKLAALASGDLQPAAGGRPRPASARHCAKLLRLLAPLRSTCGSGAGDAPGPTAPGKSAAPHPR from the exons ATGGAGAAGTACCATGTCCTGGAAATGATCGGCGAGGGCTCCTTCGGGCGCGTCTACAAGGGGCGCCGGAAACACAGCGCCCAG GTGGTGGCCTTGAAGTTCATCCCCAAGGTGGGGCGGTCTGAGAAGGAGCTGAAGAACCTGCAGCGGGAAATTGAGATCATGAGAGGCCTCCATCATCCCAACATCATCCAGATGCTTGACAGCTTTGAGACCGACAAGGAG GTGGTAGTGGTGACTGACTACGCAGAGGGAGAGCTCTTCCAGATCCTGGAGGACGATGGGAGTTTGCCCGAGGACCAG GTCCAGACGATAGCTGCCCAACTGGTCTCTGCTCTCTATTACCTGCACTCCCACCGCATCCTGCACCGTGACATGAAACCCCAGAACATCCTGCTGGGCAAAGACGGCGTCGTCAAGCTCTGTGACTTCGG GTTTGCCCGTGCCATGAGCATCCACACCATGGTGCTGACCTCCATCAAGGGCACCCCGCTGTACATGTCCCCTGAGCTGGTGGAGGAGCGGCCGTATGACCACACAGCGGACCTGTGGTCTGTGGGCTGCATCCTGTACGAGCTGTTCGTGGGCACTCCTCCCTTCTACACCAGCAGCATCTTCCAGCTCGTCAGCCTCATCGTCAAGGACCCTGTCAAATGGCCCAAGGCCATAAGCCCAGTCTTCAAG AGCTTCCTGCAGGGACTACTAATGAAGGACCCCTGCCAGCGCCTGTCGTGGCCAGAGCTGCTCTCTCACCCCTTCATTGCTGGACGGGTTACTG TGATTGATGACACAGAAGAGCACGGGATCTCAAACCCGTTCACCACCAAGCTGTCCCCAGAGCTGCAGGCCCTGAAGGAGCAGCAAGCCCATTCCCTGGCCCCCAGGAGCAGCCAGTCCAGGATCCTGAGAAAGGCCCGTCAGAAGATGGCTGAGGAGGCACAGAAAAAG GGGCAACTGAAGGCAGGTGATGCATCTATGAAGGACTCTGGCAAAGGATACCCAGGGCATAGACCCAGAGAAGCTCCTGGGAAGGCAGCCCTCGTGGAGGGGGAGCCACCGGCTGCCTCCAAAGAGAAGAACCCCAGTGTCCTGCAAGGAAAGAGCAGCATGGCAGAGTGGGAGTTGGAGGAGCCTCCACCCAACCCACA GGAGCACAGCATCACTCAAGACTACGAGCGTGAGTTTCCTGGAGCAGGGGCCCCTCCGCAGCCtggtgctggcagggcagagccccggggcaggCGCAGCATTGAGACCGTGGACCTGGAGAGTGAG GAGCTGGAGAGCGATGAAGAGTGGCAGCACCTGATTGAGGCCACAGAGCCCTTGGCCATGCAGCTGAGCACGCCGCTGAGCCTCCTGAGGGACCTGGCCTTCCAGCACCGTGTCCAGGCCCGCCTGGCAGACTCCGCTCAGCAG GTGCTGGAAGGGATGCTGGAGGGAGCCTCCCGTCTCCGTCCTGTGCTCCGTGTCATGGGCAACCTCCTGGCTACCCAGTGCGACTCTGAGCTACTGGACCACTTCTGCCGAGAGCTGAATGTGCCTCTGTCCCTGCTTTGTCTAGCCAAGCAGATCCTGGAGAGTGGTAGCACCAAGCAG cagccctggtgTATCACGGTGCTGACAGACCTTCTCATGGTGACCACAGTTTATTTCAGCAGTGAATGCAGCCTGGAGGAGAGTGGGCAAAAGGACAG cctgcaggcCTTTCGGGAGAGTGCCGGTTGCTTCCTAGCCCTGCTACCAGAGCTGCTGGCTGAGCCAGCCGACAGCGAGATGAGACTCTGCCAGCAAAGCCTACTG TGCTTCACCCTGCTCTGTGAGAGCCTGGATGCGATGTGCCCTTCCATCTCTGCCCCATTCTATGCCAGCCTGCGAGAGGAGCATCAGCCCCTGCTAAACAGACTCCTCCAGGGATCCATTTCGGAGCAGCCTGCTCTGCGAG GTGCAGTGACAGAGGCCAAGTCAGCCCATGACCAGAGCCTACGTGTGGCAGACCTCTTCACGGCTGCattggctgctgcctgcagcatccccctgGAGAGGAACAGCTGTCGGAAAGCCAAGCAGCAG GTCGCTCAGGAGGTAGCTGAAAAGCTTATGGAGGGAGAGAGCCAGCAGCTtgggaggctgctggggagacTGGAGCACCCAAGCTGCTCCTTGAACGTGCTCAAG ATCCTCTATGCTGGCTGCCATGCCAGCCCAAGCCTGTGCCAGCGCCTGGGAGAGAGCCAGCAACTGTGGGGTTCCCTCATGCAGCTCTCAAAGGGCAAG GTCCCCATGGCGGAGGTGGCCCAGGGGGCAGCCTGTGAGGCCTCACTGTATCTGCTGGCCCTGCTCACCCTGCAGCTCCAGGCCTCCCCTCCCAG GCTTGAGGAGGTGGTTACCCTGGCCAAAGATCTCATCACCCAGTCTCCTGTCGTCTCCCTTGTG GGTGCTGCAGCATTCCTCCTGACACAGCTCAGTCAGCACGGGGTGGCCTTGGACCTTGAGGGAGAAGAGATCCTACTGGTGGCGACAAATGCACTGACAGCACCTGCTGAGGTATGGGATGGGGACAGAAGAGCAGTGGAGCCATGCTGTCACCCTACTGTAGAG CTGCAGCTCCCCCCGCCAAGGGGTGCTGGTCTCTATGATGGgatctttttcctcctgctgaaGCTCCTTGCCCAG GAGGATGTGGCTGTGGAGCAGAGCTTTGCTGCCTCAGAGCTGTGGAGCATGGTGTGGCATTGTGTTGCTGCGGTGCTTCGCGTGGGCAGCGACAGGGCAGTGCTGGAGGGAGACGCCCCAGGGGCAGGTCACCCTGCGGCAGAGCCGGACTGGAACCTCCTCTCCCCTCAAG GCACTCTGCTCTTCCTCAGCCTGGCCCTCTTTGTCTTCACTCGCAAGTCCCACTGGTGCCTGCCTCAGCTCACCCAGTCCCACGGTGTCCTCATGGTGACACTGAAGAGGCTGCTGTCCCCTGGCTTCCTGGCATGCCTGGCACAGAC GCAagcaggagaggatggggacCCTGAGCTTGTCCCAGCTGTGGTGATCCAAGCCTGCCAGCTCCTCTGTTTCCCTTTTGCCCTGGATGTGGACGGAGACACCTTAGCATTGGTCACGGAGGCTGTGAGAGATGCCCAgatccctgcccagctgctgcag GTCTGCTCTCACCATCTGCCCTTCTCGTACACCGAGCTCCCCATGAGCCTCTTGTGCCACCTCGTTGTTTCTGATGAGCATATCATCGACCAAATGGTGAGGGCAGCCGCCGCCTCAGAGCACATCATTTCCTTCTTGAGGTCAGCCTTGTTTACAGACAGCCTCACGCTCACAACTGACCTCCTGTCTCTCTTGACCCACGTGGCCCGGGCCTGTCCGGAGCACCTGCCCTTTCTCCAGAGGATCCTGAGGGGCTCGGATGTGGCTGACCAGCCACTGACCCGCCTGCTCGGCCACCGGCAACACCCGATACGGGCCAAAACCTGCAACCTGCTGGGCAACCTGCTCCGACACAGCCACGGCTTTCCCCAGGcgctgcagagccagcctggcttGCTGGAGAGCCTGCTGGGGTGCCTGGCGGACCGGGAGGACAGCGTGCGCAAGGCAGCCAGCTTCGCGGTGGGCAATGCTGCCTACCACGAGTCCTCCCCAGCCGGGACCTTGGGCAGGGCCGTGCCCAGGCTGACGCGGCTGTTGAGCGACACGCAGGCCAGGACGCGCTGCAACGCGGCCTCggccctgggcaacctgggccgGCGCTCGGCAGAGCTGGGGGACCTGCTGATCGAGAGCAGGGCCCCCCACGTCCTGCTGGAGGTGGcctgccgggacccccgggagAGCGTGCGGGAGGGAGCCCTCGTCGCGCTGCGGGCCCTCAGCCAGCACCCCGGGACACAGCAG GTCCTGCTGTCCCTCAGAGCCACTGAGAAGCTGGCTGCACTGGCCAGTGGCGACTTGCAGCCCGCTGCTGGTGGCAGGCCCCGGCCGGCTTCTGCCCGGCACTGCGCGAAGCTCCTCCGCCTCCTCGCACCTCTGCGCAGCACCTGCGGGAGCGGTGCTGGGGACGCCCCCGGCCCCACAGCTCCCGGCAAGTCTGCCGCCCCGCACCCGCGCTGA